The genomic window tatatattagttataTACCTATCTGAGGCTGTTTCTTCAACAGTATTGTGCCAGAAGACAACAGTTACCTTGCCACGTGTTCTCTTTCAGTGTGCCAAGCTGCTATACATGGGGCAGTGATTTAttttatccaaatgactagaagctcagtttgattttccagtcaagcttggtaGAAAGGGCGATACCAGGATCTGAACCTAGACCCTCACTGACACTAAATAGGCAGATGAGTATCTTtctcattctgccacctttcattTTGCTTTACAATGAATTATATATGCTATAGCCCCAGTATAGGTTTAATTTTTAAATGATATTGTCTTCACTTCATGCACCACTTGGAATACATTAAGCTGGTTTCTGACAGGCCCTTTGGAATTGATTGGACATAGTTGAATTTGGCTGATTTAAGACGAAAAATGTTGCGCATCTTTTCTGATGCATAAGTGATTTTATCTTTCAGCGGCTTTTGTTGTCAACTTACACAGAATCCACAAAATCAATCTGAGAGTCTCACGGAAATTGAAAGGTAAATCTCTttaattgtgtgttgttgttttattgttttttgttgtagttctttttgttttttaatgcaagATTATGATGcagtgttttctgtctttttctgttttctttccttttctttctgtctttccttgttCATCCCTTTGTAATAGTATTGCCAGTCACTTTGTGGCGTTTCTGAAATTTAGTAAAACATCAACATGTCATGAAAACTAGTGTTTTTATTATTGTACATGTTACTTGCTAGTTTGGGAATCACATTGCTTAAGAAGACTTCTGATAAAGATGAGAGTGATGTGCACATtgctaaagttgttttttttatcaagccTCAGGGGTTTGTTATGAGAGCACACATAACAGAAGTATATTTTGTAAGCTGAAATTTGATTCTGACTTTGGGCTTTAAAAACAGACTCACCTTGGCTTAATCtgtaaaagaaaatgtttttgattGAAAGATTATTTCATGCCATGCACAGTGTTCATGACATTGAAGAGAGCTTTGAATAGAGCCAAATGGATTTTTAAGTAGAAATCAGTATCAGACCACTTAAAATGAAAGCTGATTTTCTCACTACCATGATCATGATGTATACATTGTTCACAGAAAACTGTCTTTTGCCGGTTTGGTCAGTGCAATGTACTGATGTGTTGTCAGATGTGTGTAAAGACCTCCAACAATGAGGTTTACTGTTCAAAACTGCCCACTGATTGCTCATCACAATGGCTGTGTGTATGGCCTGGACTGAAAGGTCCGGGCTCCGGCCAGCTGGTGGTTTAGCAATGGTTGGTTGTGAGCTGAGCACTGGTATGTTCCAGGCGATGTGATTCGAAGAAGTGTGTACGTGGGCTCTTTGCCCAAAAGTACCACTGAAGAGATCTTGAAGGTCGTGTTCCCCATTGCCAACAGTATTATCATGAAACCCGCTGATGATCCAAACATGCGGTGAGTATTGGCTGTTTGGCCAGAGGACTGACCTTCACAGGCTCTGTCTTCGACTTAGTGGCTATTTGTGAATGATGTGTTATTCTCCTGTATGCCTGCATTAAAGGGGGGAACCATAACATTCGTTTGTGGTATTATGGGATGCCAGAGGAAAAGCTCATACAAATACTGCTGTTTCCGCCTTCTTTCCATTGTTTTCTGATCAAATACaccttgagtgtgtgtttgtgcatgtgtcatTTCCATTGTTTTCTGATCAAatgcaccttgtgtgtgtgtttgtgtcaagtcaGCTGGTAATTGCTCATGGTGAAATTGCAAACTTAGGTCAGATGCATAATACTAATAGTTGTACAAATATATGTAGAGAGActcagatagagagggggggtggtaagGTTCCTCAAAGCCAGAAGCAGAGGAACCAGACTTATTCCAGTACTTACTACTCGGATATTTCTCTCCTAAAGTATATAAATGTTCAGTCGTTCTGTTTGTCCATCTGCACTATGACCTTTACTGTCACTCGGTCTGCAGACATTGTTGGGCTTTGGATCAGCTGGCTGTGTGGTTACACAGGATGTAGATAGTGACCTAGACTTGTTTTTTATCTGATCTCTGCTgctgtctcagtctttctttctcacatgtATTttattgcgcttttttttttttctctctctctcttttttcaggcACTCATTCCTAGAAACCTCCAATCATGCTAACGCTGTCGGATTTGTGGCATCCTATCTTGGACTGAAAGTTAATGGCCAGGAGGTGAAGCTGTCTGTCAGGGCACCAGAGCTAAATAGTAAGTATCCCTTTGGTTTTTCCACAGTTCTGTTCATCACATTAAAGATATACATTGGGTAGGTGGTTttcctgaaaagaaaagcagcatTAAAGAAGTCTTGTCAACCTGGACTTAGTAAAATGTTCACAGTTTGGAGTCAGGGTTCCCTGTATTTATGCATTGAAGAGTGCTTTTCCATTTTTGCAATGTAAATGTTGCCCAGGTacattatattttattatttttttaatgtcctgcatctattttgatttttccttcatcagagtTTGGTACAATGAACATAAAGACTCTGAATAGTTTAATGAGTCTGGATTATAAAGATATTATTCATGTGAGCATTCATCAGTTGGAAGACCCCTTTTTCCTCAGTAGTGATTAATAACTGCACTTGGGACATGTGTGTCAAGAGGGTTTGCCTCACATGCCAAAAAGGCGGACACTTCAAGTGAAGATAGTGGTCCCAGacagcagatttacacaactttgctaGCTGTgctgatgttaataataataataataatggtatttatatagcgctgaatcttgtgcagagacaaaccaaagcgctttcacacccgtcattcacacgcatgcataactctaaaactgtagaaactaaagacaggaagggcagacaaggggggctgttttgggaagaggtgggttttaaggccagacttgaaatagctgagagtggagacttggcgaagcgaaagaggaagttcattccaatcgcaaggtccaaagacagatggagaaaggcggccaacagtcgagtgtttgaatctgggtatgcgtaaacaaagtggatccgaagccgatcgtagtgagtgagatggagtgtagaggtgaaggaaggggcagttttgtgaatacatttataacatagagtgctgatcttgtactttattcggtgtgagacagggagccagtggagatgttgcaaaagaggagtgatgtgcttagatcttttctttctgaggacgagtcaggcagcagagttttgtatgcgctgaagggacttaatggatgaagcaggcaaaccagacaaaagagagttaagtagtcaaggcgagagagaatgagagaaacgacaagtctagatgttgtgtcagtggacagatatttccggatggcactgatgcgccgcagttgacagtagcaggactgacatgtctgactggtaagtttttgcatggacagtgtattgtcaaggacaacaccgaggttcctgactaacgtggaaagagggatggatgtactgccaagtttgattgtgtcaatgaATGTTTATGTATAATGACAGATGGATCTGTCTTATGATACATTTGAACTGGAAGGTGATGGCAAGGACAGTGACAAAACAGACATCTGACTctttctcagtcagtctgtccaatCAGACATCAGTTCTGTGTGAGTGACCAGTACTGACAGTGATGGCGCAGAACATTCACCAAATTTTAGAAGAGGTtgaggaagagatagaggagtGGTAGAGACGATAGGTCGAAGGCCAGGCATAAGGTTCATTAGGGGCGCGTGGCACCTACCTGTCACTCAACTGTTTTTTCAGTGTTCAACTGCCTGGAATGGCAACAGCCAATAATCCACAATTTTCTAGAATACCAGGGTAGACAGATGATAGACAGGAATCACATGTTTTTACGCTTTTTGTAACAGATCAGTTGAccgatttatttatctatgaggCAAACCGAATGCACATCACTCTTGTCGGATCAGTCACAACCAGGAGGAAGGGAATATCATCAAAGCACTCTTCCCCCTCAAAAGGAGGACACTCTTAGGCATAAGAAAAACTTGATGGCTCACTCTCTGAGAACGTTATTGACTTTTTATCTTGAATGAAACccacgttgttgttgctgggttatTCACTTGCATGACTACAAATGTTGTGATTGTAATTATAAACTTATTGgccgttttattttcttttacaggTGTAATCAGACAATAAGCTTgttatttccagctgtattttgtttgttttgtttctgggtcTCATTCTGTGGAGATggaaatcaacttttttttttttaatggataaaAATTAGCATCTTCACTTTGAATTGCCTGAACAGTTATTTAGATTCAAACTAATTGGGGGGAAAGCCTGGGTTTAGAATCCTCATTCATTTTACTTTCTAAAAACGTTTACTTTCATTCTATATCTCCTATAATTTTTGTGCtataatctttttttgtttgaattTATTACCCCTGAATTCTCAAATTTCCCTGGCAATGGGAGATCGCTTTTTTGCAAATTCCCTAGCACTGAACTGGTTTAATTCAGGGAGTGCACCTGATGTACTGTGTTACTCTACAGGCACAAAATTACTGTGTTCAGCAAGATTTAAATTTAACAGAAGGGAAGCAATATGCACAGAATGTGAGAACATGAAAAGAAAAGGTATGCAaatgaccaaaaagaaaaaagacatttaTGTTCAAATTTGATTCTCTTTCCTGTCCCATCTCTTTTTGATTGATGTGAAGTTTAAGTTGTCAGCAAAACAAGCTGACACATGGGAAGGAAAATAGTGATGCtgcacttgttttctttcttcttttattacaATGCAGTAATTCTTTGTAGGAATCACAAGATGTTCAGATGAATCATGATAAATTACATTGATTTTGTTTCTACCTATGCAGTGTTAAAGAATGTACCCCCGGAAGGGAAAAAGCaagtgaagaaggaagaggatgaaactgaagaagaaaaaaacaaaggagatGACAAAATGgacaagaaagaggaagaagaaacagagggagtGGAAATGAAATCAGTTCAAGAAAATGGtgaagagaaagatgaaaaaacagAAGACACTGAGAAAGCTGAGGGAGACaatgttgaaaagaaagaagaatctgAGAAAACTAAGGAAGACAacattgaaaagaaagaagagtctgagaaaaaagagggaggaaaAGTGGAAGGCAAAAAAATGTTTAGGGAGTTTACtgaggaggaaaaacaacaaagagcTGAGCTGAACCgacaaaagaagaaacgaaagcgTGAGTTCATGGAAGAGATGGCGCGAGAATGGTCAACCAAAAGATCCAGACACGACCATGATATGCCAGGTCCACCATTCAGCATGGGTCCCAGATTTCCTTTTGGTCCTCCTGCAGGAAGGGGGGGTATGTTCCCTCCAATGGGACCTATGGCACCACCCCTGTTTCAAGTCCAGGACAAGGTTGCTAGCCTGCTGCGTCTGCAGAACCAGCTGGAGAAGACCATCAGCACCCAAATGGAGTTCATTCAGCAGTCTGAAGCAGCAGCCAGACAGCAGGCAGAGatgaggatgagagagatggcCATGATGAGTCAGGACTTTGTGGGCATGGGAAAAGGAAACTCgccaagagggagagggggctttCATGGAATGTCAAGAGGGGGTGGATCCACACCTCCGGGGGGTAAATTTTCTGGTATTGTGGGCCGAAGTTTTGGTGGTTCAGGCAACAAAGGTGGCAAACAGCGTGATTTCCATCGTAGCCCCTCAAACAGTGAGAGCTTCGATTCTCAGTCACAAGGAGGTGGATTTGCCAAACGCTTCCGCAAAGAAAGTGATTCCCGATATGAGCCAGTGGGAAGCTTTGGGGATTCTAAAGGAGGCAACAGTTTCCAAGGAGGTAATCAGGGAAACACTTATCGGGCACAGAAGAAGTTTGGTCAGGGGGGCAAAGCTTTTGGGAACAATAATGCCAACACATCTTTCGGGAGTGGCGGGTTTGGAGGAGATGATTCCAGCATGGGAAATCAGTTTGGTAACAGCAGTTTGGGTCGTGGAGGCAACTTTGGAGGGGGCAAAAACAAATTTGGAAGGGGTGGCAagtttggaggtggggggaatcAGATAGGAGGTGGCAATTTTGGAAATGAAACAGAGGATACTGGATTCGGAGGAAATCAGATAGGGGGTAGCAGTTATGGTGGAAATGAAATGGGAAGTGGCAGTTTTGGAGGTGGAAACCAGATGGGCGGTGGAAAGTTCAAAGGTGGTGGAAACCAGAGAGGTGCTGGAAAGtttggcaacaacaaaaagtttggGGGCAGAGGTGGAAAATTTGGAGGCAGTGGAAACCAGATGGGAGGGGGAAATAATTTTGGAGGCAGTGGAAACAAGTTTTCACCAAGTGGGAATAAGGCAGGAGGTGCAGGGAATTATGGTGGCAGTGCGAATCAGGCAGGGAACGTAAGCAGCTTTGGAGGAGGAGCAATGAATACTGCAACCAGTAACTATGGAGGAACCAATGCTTATGGAGGGAACACCACTTTCTGGGGAgcaagcagcagcaccaccaacaccagcaccactccccagAACTATAGTGGAGGCAACTTTGGCAGCAGCAATTATGGGTCTGATATGACTACGGGCACTTACTCTGGCACCAACACCAGTGGAAATTTTGGAAGTTACGGCTCTGGCAGCATGATGGGAACAGGCCTGGGCACTGGCACCACCAGCTTTGGGGCTACTGCCAACTACAACACTGCTGGACAGCAGCAGACCTGGAATTATGGGTAAGAGTTAAAGATTTCATTTCATACAAACACTTCACTAAAAAGACTAGGAAATTTTCTCTCTTCCActgttatttttctcttttttccttttctccttgtagttctctctcctcttcatcttcctttccttttttttcctggttcAGTCATCTGTATTATCACCCCAGATTTCTTTGCCTTTTGGGtccacttcttttcttcttcaagttgGTGACTTCATTTGAATTTGTGTGATCTTGCTTGAAAGCTCACTTATTTATTATTAGTGTGTGGTTCAGCAAAGTGTTGAATTGGTTTTTCTCTTCTTGTGTTAGGCAGAAAACAGGTTTTCCCTTAAGGTtttgtaatttatttattattagccCTGATTTATATCCATCATCATCTTGGGCTTTTATTAGTTTTGAGCAATAAGTGTTTGTCTCTTCGTCTAGTAACATAAGATACGAAAACAGATGATAGAGAGGAAATTCATTCTTGTCCaagttttctgtagaaaatatTGAACAACTCAACAAGTTATGTATATTATATTTGAATTATAATATGAGCATACATATCCTGGTTCCTGACTGCtaaatacaagaaaagaaattagCTCTATCTCGGAACCTTTGTACAGTTTCCAACTGCATGAAACTGGTCAGTGAAAATTTTcaagattgttttttgtttgttttttttggttttttgtgttttttttccctgtccccAGGATAATTTAAATTATCTGTGATATTTCTAACCCTATTGACCTACCCATATACTTAAAAGTTCCTGCATTTAGTTAGCATAATGAGAGCTCTTTTATCACTTACGTTTTGCTTTGATGATCATTGTTTCAGTCAAAACCAGACAGGACGACAGCAGTGGTAACAGCATAGTTTGTGGTATGCAGACAGGATTCCCTTTGCTATGTGAGGAACAGATTCTGGACTTACTGTTGTGTCCCCGATCAAAGAATTATTGGTTAACCTGAGAGTGAAGAACTTTGCGTATGTGTGAGCATGAAAGAACATCGAGTGACTTACTATTTTATCTggactttttatgtgtgtgtagattAATCAGGTTTAAGTTGATCTTTTAAAGTCTTGAGGCATTTGAGTTCTCCCCTTTGTTGTAGCAATCTGATAAAAGTTATCAACAGAACATTTAGTAAGATTACTAAACTGTACTGGTTATTTTGTTTGAGTTTGTGGTCTGTgctgaagaaatatatatattattagaaATGTGATAAGAAAATAGTGATTTGGGTTTTGAATACAAATAGTATGATCAGTAGTGAgaaatgttttttgttattgttgaggttttttttgtggttgttttttgggtgtgtgtgtgtgtgtgtgtttttttgtgggtttttttgttgttgttgttgttttttaaaatatatttgtttctgtttttggttaaggtaagccttttcttttcttcatttttagaGCTCACAACAATCTCATTCACACTCATATTAGGTAATGCATACTTGTAAAAAGAATGTTTTCATAATTGTGTAATGATatgttgctctcttttttttctttgttgtctcaTTTATGATTCACTTGAAGATGTATTGA from Babylonia areolata isolate BAREFJ2019XMU chromosome 1, ASM4173473v1, whole genome shotgun sequence includes these protein-coding regions:
- the LOC143286560 gene encoding uncharacterized protein LOC143286560; the protein is MPPKRRRGAAKGKQKQDKPESLETSREDMAGEEEEGETGDDSLLEDKTAGEESVSELEMSVDDKNLEEKLLETTEEENKGSVSTMEEEDSGLKVEENQNAEESNKEEENKKMETGEELGDQRTEETSRNAESMKEDSQKDEDDSKKEEDKGAKAAEDTTQKTDSKVEDDAGQEKKPARVGLLETPESRHPETAEPRSVKMVPLASFEVQEMRSRWKWSIRISPVKPEDILTSNLMTMPKVQDSYYYMPQNRDGNGQMELCTKTTNDTILAMIRVLRTPFVSGTITVELTKRAFIRMGKKEADVEMTTEEGENEEKKREEEKKEEEIEELDEEPAGGERSGLGPNDEPVTWGEAKETAAFVVNLHRIHKINLRVSRKLKGDVIRRSVYVGSLPKSTTEEILKVVFPIANSIIMKPADDPNMRHSFLETSNHANAVGFVASYLGLKVNGQEVKLSVRAPELNMLKNVPPEGKKQVKKEEDETEEEKNKGDDKMDKKEEEETEGVEMKSVQENGEEKDEKTEDTEKAEGDNVEKKEESEKTKEDNIEKKEESEKKEGGKVEGKKMFREFTEEEKQQRAELNRQKKKRKREFMEEMAREWSTKRSRHDHDMPGPPFSMGPRFPFGPPAGRGGMFPPMGPMAPPLFQVQDKVASLLRLQNQLEKTISTQMEFIQQSEAAARQQAEMRMREMAMMSQDFVGMGKGNSPRGRGGFHGMSRGGGSTPPGGKFSGIVGRSFGGSGNKGGKQRDFHRSPSNSESFDSQSQGGGFAKRFRKESDSRYEPVGSFGDSKGGNSFQGGNQGNTYRAQKKFGQGGKAFGNNNANTSFGSGGFGGDDSSMGNQFGNSSLGRGGNFGGGKNKFGRGGKFGGGGNQIGGGNFGNETEDTGFGGNQIGGSSYGGNEMGSGSFGGGNQMGGGKFKGGGNQRGAGKFGNNKKFGGRGGKFGGSGNQMGGGNNFGGSGNKFSPSGNKAGGAGNYGGSANQAGNVSSFGGGAMNTATSNYGGTNAYGGNTTFWGASSSTTNTSTTPQNYSGGNFGSSNYGSDMTTGTYSGTNTSGNFGSYGSGSMMGTGLGTGTTSFGATANYNTAGQQQTWNYGQNQTGRQQW